A stretch of DNA from Babesia bovis T2Bo chromosome 2, whole genome shotgun sequence:
GGGCCATCATTTTGCGTCCATCAGCTTCGCTGACGATTTTGGTGTATGATTTTGTCATTTTATTCTACAATTGTTGTCAATTATTTGTTTTACCAGTCTTTTGACATATTATGCCGCGTGTATCCTTAGCGTTACGGAAGTGCACGTTTTAGTTCCCTTTTATCGCCGAAGAGCGCTTTAGATATAATACTTAACACTCATATAAAATACTCAGACCAAAATTCCTATAATAGATAATCTTCGGGCTAATTCCATGCGTGCATATTGTGTACTGTTATGAGGCAAAGACATCAGGGTCCAGTGTGTTCCTCAATTCTCATTTGCACATTTCTTTCTTCTCTGGATATATCCTAGTCATTTATAAGCTGTGGTGTGTTTACTTAAAGGTGGAATTTGCTTTTGGTTAGGCTACTAGGCTGCCTATTAGCATTTCATCTCAACCACAGTCCTAACTTACATGGAAGAAGTTGTATTGCAATTGTCTGTTAGCCTTTTAATGTCTATTTAGTTTTTGTAGGTCTTTAAAACACAAGACATTTACAACAACCTTAATTTATGGAAATATGACCTTCCATTTAGGTTTTGGATGCTATGTTGTACTACAAGATTGTTGTCTTCAGCGCCCAATCTATTAATGTAGCCTCTATTGATTTTAATTAGTGCCTATGTACAATATTAACGATATTTGTGCGGTTCTTGACTCGGTGATACATTGCACTTCGGTAAATTTAGACAACGGAATCGTTGGAGTAGCACTCGTTTCACCTCTGCATGCTATGCGCAATATTCGGCCTTCATCAGGTTACTGTTTGATTATTTGAACGTAGCAAAATAGTTGTAATACAAGGAATTCATTCAGATTTTGGTATGGCACACGTATTACCAATCTTCTAGACGTTTAAAACGGGGATTTGTTTGAACTGTTTGTGGAGATTTGGTTGGTTTTAATCTCTATTAAAGTTTCGTTTTTAAGGAATATTATAAATCAGCCTGTTCTTCATGCAGGGTACTTGTATAATAATGTCAATTAATACGATTGTGGATATATCAAACGAATTAAGGTTGGCTCTACCTCTATGGTTTTATTTGATCTACTACGATAGACACTAAGACACTTTTGATAGGCACATTGATCACCTCTTTTTATTGTAAGTTAAACTATATATCGCACTAATTATGAGGTTTCATTACGTGGTTGGTTCTGGCACCTCTCTTATTACAGCCGCATCAGTGATTTGCGGTGGTATGATACCTGTATCTGCTTTGAATGCTAACAGTGATGACGGTAACTCCGTAAAGGAGAATGTAACGCACGTTAACACTACCTTTTCAAGCAGACTTTTCCATTTTATGGGCAACGAGCACACTACAAATCCGTTTGGCAAGTCAGCAAGAAGGGAAGCTGTGTCTGAGGACAGTAAAAGTGGAGATGATAATGATATTCCAAAGTCAAGCACCGATTCCGACGAATCCAATGAAGATGCGGATATACATAATGTATTTGATAAGTATAGGAAGTTAACTTACACAGCGAGTGAGCTCGCAGACAAGATTCGTGAGATATTATCTGCTCCAGATCCACAATATGGCACTGATTACAACAGGGAATGGGGCCGTGCTTGTTTAACTGCTGATTATGAAATTCCTAAAACTGCATCTCATATTCACTTTGATGTTTTTGATCCTTTTTTGCCCCCTGGCCTACTTTTCGAGGACCTTGGTTGTTTGCATCTTTACAACGTCGCCAATGGATATCATTTGTATAAAATTCGTTTTGGTGACATGGTTATAACGTTGCTTCCTGACCTTGAGCATGTTTCAATGCATTTATTTGAGGACTCATGGGGAATGATGGTCGTTCGCGTGATGTTTGCCTACAAAGGTCTGTTAAATCGTCACGAATACACTGAATCTAGCCGGGGAACGCGGGAATTCCGTAAGACAATGGGTCCTGTATTGCAGCACGCTCCCCCGCCTATTAACACTAAGGATTTGAACAAATGGCTGGATGAGAAGTACCTGTTGTTATCTCAACAACGCCCTGCTATAATTGAGGAGGTCTTAACACAGCAAAAAAATTAACGATCGGTTGCAAGAAAACAGTGCATCGCATGTAACATTGCTAACCTGCACATATACACTAACTTTATTAGCATAGGGCACACCACAGTTGTGTAATATAGTTACCACCCGTTTACGGGAATTACATATTTAACCCGCCTTTTCGAGTTTGCGGCGTTTAGTTGTTAGTGCTTCACCTTTGACCACTGCAGCTATTGTCATGGCATCCAGCTTGAGCGACGCTCGCGAGATGCGTCTTTTCAATTCACCGATACGCTTATATTTGCACCAGCAACGCTTCATCTTGGTGGCATTAGATTTTTCCAATGCTCTATGGCATTCGCATTTCTTAGTTCCTATTTGTGGCTTCATCTGATTAATCTGTTGCTCGTAATTGTACGCACGTACTACTTGTTCCTTTAGCTTTTCAGTTAGCAATTCAACTTTCTTCTGGAGATTGACTACAGTTTCTTTGAAAACACTTTTCATCTTGGCCAAATCGATTGTCTGAGTGTCATTTGTTTCGATAGTGCATTTTCCATTGGATGCTGAAGCACATGATGTATCCTCAAGGGGATTTGATTGTTTGGAATCAATCGTTTTTGTCTCTATGGCACTGTTAACGTCTGCACTTGATCCCATCGTACAAGGACTGTCTGTTGTTTCATCTACTTCCTTGTTATCATGCTGGTGATCCTGTTCCACGCCGGTTGAAGCATCTGCCTTTTGGGATTCCATTTGTATTCTATTTATTTTACAGAGCGATTCCATCTGGTACATTTTAGCGCGTATTTCCCTCATATACTCATCCAACGCAGTTCTATTTGCGCCTTCTCGCAACATGCTGGAAGATAAGTCATCTTTCAATTCCTTTACTTGGGCATGGAGTGTTTCAATTTCCCTTTTCTGCGCATCATTTTGCAATTCCTTTTCCCTAGATTTTTCACTTAGCTCCGTTTGCATTTCCAAGCTTTGCGTTAGATTGCGTTTGACCATCTCCAGTTCTAATTTCATGGTTTCCAGTGACCTCTTTACTGCATTACATTCTTCTGTTTTGTACGCCAGATCTGACTTCGTTTGTTGTAGTAAATCTTTTAATtcatatatgtatatttccATAGTCTCTTTGACATATTTTTCCATATGTTTGCTGGAGATAACCATTTGTTCCAGTTGTGATTTCAATACTTGAACTATTTCTTGCAATGCATTTGTGTTGATTTCGGTTGGTTCAGTTTTAGTGAAAGGAGTGTTATCATGAGACACTGAAGTGGTCTCATTATCATTGGTACCTTCTTTTATGTTTCCCATTGGCGTCGCGCTAACATCCTCAAAATAGTGTACATCATTTCCCGTTGTTAATGGAATCGTATCAGCATCACTGTTGTTGATATGGTCCAACCTCGTATTTAATTCAGTTTGCTCCATGGCTTGAATTTGTATTAATTCTTCCAATACCATATTACGTGTTTGCAGTTTTTTGATTTCTAGTGCAGTTTTCAGTGATGCCTCTTCTGCAAGTTTAACGTTTTCACACAAAGTTTTATAACTCGTTTCTAGAGTTTCGTGTCTGATTTTAGCGCGCCACGTTATcaattgtatattttgttcCAATTGCACCACTTTAGTTTCTGCATCTATTAGTTGGGCGTTCTGTCTTTTTATTTCATCCCTCGCCCTTTCTATACGTTGCAACAATTCGTGTTCTCTATCTACCCAAGTATTCTTTTGTGCCCTTAAGACACTCAATTCATTTTGCAATATTCTACACCAAACTGCCGTTGAAGAATCATCAAATGTGTTAGCCGGGAAAGCCTTGCTTTCCCTTTCTTCTCTTATACTAACGTCTTTGCGGTAATCTAGGGTGGATGCGGATTTATCATACGATCGCCTAGGTCGTTTGTACCGCAGGTTTGGCGCCTTTAAATATC
This window harbors:
- a CDS encoding putative integral membrane protein, which encodes MRFHYVVGSGTSLITAASVICGGMIPVSALNANSDDGNSVKENVTHVNTTFSSRLFHFMGNEHTTNPFGKSARREAVSEDSKSGDDNDIPKSSTDSDESNEDADIHNVFDKYRKLTYTASELADKIREILSAPDPQYGTDYNREWGRACLTADYEIPKTASHIHFDVFDPFLPPGLLFEDLGCLHLYNVANGYHLYKIRFGDMVITLLPDLEHVSMHLFEDSWGMMVVRVMFAYKGLLNRHEYTESSRGTREFRKTMGPVLQHAPPPINTKDLNKWLDEKYLLLSQQRPAIIEEVLTQQKN